From Desulfosalsimonas propionicica, the proteins below share one genomic window:
- a CDS encoding acetate--CoA ligase family protein — translation MTDRIEDSPLYRIANPRSIAIFGASNKFTAMGTGILSSIKQMGYDGPIYPVHPREETVQGHKAYSSVLDLPETPDLAIIVLPTPVVPEVMEACGQKGIGHAIVVSGGFREVGPEGAALEKQLNEAAARHNMRFLGPNCIGAVNTHFKFNATFLPCDHPPGFIGMASQSGSFITQMFDYLGRYNLGFSTGFSVGNEASVDIVDCLEYLAKCPDTRVIALYIESIRRGREFIDAARKIVPHKPVVAYYVGGTEAGGRAGLSHTGALAGADRVYDGVFRQSGVIRAHSIEEMFDICWCLGTTALPRGNRVVIQTHSGGPGAVAADACARNGLELPSIEDQTREKLAEYIPSTGSMNNPVDLTFTKRNLDYFVDIPNVLLQDNNVDALMVYMMMPRRMVLMVAETTGVSMEEAKTLAAQFISDQSRQLADSMRNAKKPWIGYSYYSAESDFIQKLYEAGAPVLPGPNRAARALGAMHEYGQLREKLSK, via the coding sequence ATGACTGACCGAATTGAGGATTCTCCGTTATACCGGATTGCCAACCCGCGAAGCATTGCCATTTTCGGGGCTTCCAACAAGTTTACCGCCATGGGCACCGGGATTTTATCCTCGATTAAGCAGATGGGCTATGATGGCCCCATCTATCCCGTTCACCCCAGGGAGGAGACTGTACAGGGACACAAGGCATATTCGTCGGTGCTCGATCTCCCGGAAACTCCGGATCTGGCCATCATTGTGCTGCCCACCCCGGTGGTGCCGGAGGTGATGGAGGCCTGCGGGCAAAAAGGAATCGGGCATGCCATTGTGGTTTCCGGCGGATTCAGGGAAGTGGGCCCGGAGGGCGCCGCACTGGAAAAGCAGTTAAATGAGGCCGCAGCCCGCCACAACATGCGTTTTCTCGGGCCCAACTGCATCGGGGCGGTCAACACCCATTTCAAGTTCAATGCCACATTTCTGCCCTGCGACCATCCGCCTGGATTTATCGGCATGGCCTCCCAGAGCGGCAGCTTTATCACCCAGATGTTTGATTATCTGGGCCGATATAACCTGGGGTTTTCCACCGGGTTCAGCGTGGGAAACGAGGCCAGTGTCGATATTGTCGACTGCCTGGAGTATTTGGCAAAATGCCCGGACACCCGGGTGATTGCTTTGTATATCGAAAGTATCCGGAGGGGCCGGGAATTTATTGATGCGGCCAGAAAGATTGTCCCGCACAAGCCGGTTGTGGCTTATTACGTGGGCGGCACCGAGGCCGGCGGCCGGGCCGGACTGTCGCACACCGGGGCCCTGGCCGGTGCAGACCGGGTATATGACGGGGTGTTCCGGCAAAGCGGGGTGATCCGGGCCCATTCCATCGAGGAAATGTTTGATATTTGCTGGTGTCTGGGCACAACAGCCCTTCCCCGGGGCAACCGGGTGGTCATCCAGACCCATTCCGGCGGCCCGGGTGCGGTGGCCGCGGATGCATGCGCAAGAAATGGCCTGGAGCTTCCTTCCATTGAGGACCAGACCCGGGAAAAACTGGCCGAATACATTCCCAGCACGGGCAGCATGAACAATCCCGTGGACCTGACCTTTACCAAGCGGAACCTGGATTATTTCGTGGACATTCCCAATGTTTTGCTTCAGGACAACAACGTGGATGCCCTGATGGTATACATGATGATGCCCCGGCGCATGGTGCTGATGGTGGCCGAAACAACGGGCGTGTCCATGGAAGAGGCCAAAACCCTTGCCGCGCAGTTTATCAGCGATCAGAGCCGCCAGCTGGCTGATTCCATGCGCAATGCAAAAAAGCCCTGGATCGGTTATTCCTATTATTCAGCGGAAAGCGATTTTATCCAAAAGCTCTACGAAGCCGGCGCGCCTGTGCTGCCCGGACCCAACCGGGCGGCCCGGGCCCTTGGGGCCATGCATGAATATGGACAGCTTCGTGAAAAGCTTTCAAAATAG
- a CDS encoding citrate synthase: MTEYATLTINGQTIELPIIEGTEGERAVDIRRLRAETGYISFDPGFANTGSCKSTITYMDGEKGILRYRGIPIEELAEHSSFVETSYLLINGELPTREQLNRTSVQLNDHSLVHEDMQNFYQNFPRASHPMGILSAMVNALRSFYPELLYTDEGFEETFLRLLSKVRTMASMAHKISRGHKVEYPRPDYTYCANFLHMMFNTPVKPYIARKELVKALNVFWILHADHEQNCSTSVVRSVGSARTNIYASLSAGVSALWGALHGGANQAVIQMLTDIHEQGVSVQDVVRRAKDKNDPFRLMGFGHRVYKTYDPRARILKKYVDEVLNRLKLQDPLLDIALELEEVALSDSYFVDYNLYPNVDFYSGILLKAMQIPTNMFTVMFAIGRLPGWIAQWQENLIDPEQRLTRPRQIYIGSNTRPYIPIDERQKA; this comes from the coding sequence ATGACGGAATATGCAACCCTGACCATCAACGGTCAAACCATAGAGCTGCCGATCATAGAGGGAACCGAGGGCGAACGGGCCGTGGACATCCGCCGGCTGCGTGCGGAAACCGGCTATATCAGCTTTGACCCGGGGTTTGCCAACACGGGCAGCTGCAAAAGCACCATCACTTACATGGACGGGGAAAAAGGCATTTTGCGGTACCGGGGAATTCCCATCGAGGAACTGGCCGAGCATTCCTCGTTTGTAGAGACCTCCTATCTGCTGATAAACGGCGAACTGCCCACCCGCGAGCAGTTAAACCGCACCAGCGTCCAGTTAAACGACCATTCCCTGGTCCACGAGGACATGCAGAACTTTTACCAGAATTTTCCCAGGGCTTCGCATCCCATGGGGATTTTATCAGCCATGGTCAACGCCCTGAGAAGTTTTTACCCGGAACTGCTGTATACAGACGAGGGATTTGAGGAAACATTTCTGCGGCTTTTGTCCAAGGTGCGCACCATGGCGTCCATGGCCCACAAAATCTCCCGGGGCCACAAAGTGGAATATCCCCGGCCGGATTACACCTATTGCGCCAATTTCCTGCACATGATGTTCAACACCCCGGTCAAGCCCTATATCGCAAGAAAGGAACTGGTCAAGGCGCTCAATGTCTTCTGGATTCTACACGCAGACCATGAACAAAACTGCTCCACCTCGGTGGTGCGAAGCGTTGGCAGCGCCCGGACCAACATTTATGCATCGCTTTCCGCAGGGGTTTCCGCTCTCTGGGGAGCACTGCACGGCGGGGCCAACCAGGCCGTGATCCAGATGCTCACCGATATTCACGAGCAGGGGGTGTCGGTGCAGGACGTGGTCCGCCGGGCAAAGGACAAAAACGACCCGTTCCGGCTTATGGGATTCGGCCACCGGGTTTACAAGACCTATGACCCCCGGGCCAGGATCCTGAAAAAATACGTCGATGAGGTGCTCAACCGGCTCAAACTCCAGGACCCCCTGCTCGACATCGCCCTGGAACTCGAGGAAGTGGCGCTGAGCGATTCCTATTTTGTGGACTACAACCTGTATCCCAACGTGGATTTCTACAGCGGTATCCTGCTCAAGGCCATGCAGATTCCCACCAACATGTTCACGGTGATGTTTGCCATCGGCCGGCTGCCGGGCTGGATCGCCCAGTGGCAGGAAAACCTGATTGACCCGGAACAGCGCCTGACCCGGCCCAGACAGATCTATATCGGAAGCAACACCCGCCCCTACATCCCCATAGACGAACGGCAAAAGGCATAA